The following proteins come from a genomic window of Coffea arabica cultivar ET-39 chromosome 11c, Coffea Arabica ET-39 HiFi, whole genome shotgun sequence:
- the LOC113716303 gene encoding uncharacterized protein, with amino-acid sequence MASISKLSTPPTASHFSTSSSSQPSPTIRSLCLFLPNNTNTNALCLSSSNLSIRPTRPIIAPSLLVRCSQIDGNGSHVKGTTLHDLYEKQGQSPWYDNLCRPVTDLLPLIESGVRGVTSNPAIFQKAISTSNAYNEQFRELVQAGKDIESAYWELVVKDIQDACKLFEPIYDETDGGDGYVSVEVSPGLADDTQGTIEAAKWLHKKVQRPNVYIKIPATAPCIPSIKEVIASGISVNVTLIFSLARYEAVIDAYLDGLEASGLSDLSRVTSVASFFVSRVDTLVDKMLEKIGTPEALDLRGKAANAQAALAYQVYQKKFSGPRWEALVKKGAKKQRLLWASTSVKNPAYPDTLYVAPLIGPDTVSTMPDQALQAFIDHGTVGRTIDANVSEAEGIYSALEKLGIAWSYVGSQLELEGVDSFKKSFDSLLDSLQEKANSLNLVSL; translated from the exons atGGCTTCCATTTCCAAGCTTTCAACGCCTCCCACCGCTTCTCATTTCTCAACATCCTCTTCTTCTCAGCCATCTCCAACAATCCGATCCTTGTGCCTTTTTCTTCCCAACAATACCAATACCAACGCCCTTTGCCTTTCCTCCTCCAACCTCTCCATCCGGCCCACCCGCCCTATCATCGCTCCTTCCTTGCT TGTCAGGTGCTCCCAAATTGATGGAAACGGGAGTCATGTCAAGGGAACGACACTTCATGACCTTTATGAGAAGCAAGGGCAAAGTCCTTGGTACGATAACTTGTGCCGTCCTGTAACAGATCTGCTTCCACTGATTGAAAGTGGTGTCAGGGGCGTGACCAGTAATCCAGCG ATCTTTCAGAAGGCTATATCAACTTCAAATGCCTATAATGAACAATTCAG GGAACTTGTGCAAGCTGGAAAAGACATTGAAAGTGCATATTGGGAACTTGTTGTGAAGGATATACAGGATGCATGCAAACTCTTTGAGCCAATTTATGATGAAACTGATGGTGGTGATGGGTACGTGTCTGTCGAAGTGTCACCTGGACTTGCTGATGATACTCAGGGGACTATAGAAGCTGCAAAGTGGCTTCATAAAAAGGTTCAGCGTCCTAATGTTTACATCAAGATTCCTGCTACTGCTCCATGCATCCCCTCAATCAAGGAAGTGATTGCATCAGGAATTAGCGTGAATGTTACG CTCATATTCTCTCTTGCTAGATATGAAGCAGTTATTGATGCTTACCTGGATGGCCTAGAGGCCTCTGGACTATCTGATCTCTCTCGAGTTACAAGTGTTGCTTCCTTCTTTGTTAGTCGAGTAGACACCCTTGTTGACAAGATGCTCGAGAAAATTGGAACTCCTGAAGCTCTTGATCTCCGTGGGAAG GCTGCAAATGCTCAAGCAGCTCTAGCCTACCAGGTCTACCAGAAAAAGTTCTCTGGTCCAAGATGGGAGGCTTTGGTGAAGAAAGGTGCCAAGAAGCAAAGGCTGCTGTGGGCTTCAACCAGTGTGAAGAATCCGGCATACCCTGATACTTTATACGTGGCACCTCTCATTGGACCTGACACG GTATCCACCATGCCGGATCAAGCTCTTCAAGCATTCATTGACCATGGTACTGTCGGAAGGACCATTGACGCAAATGTGTCCGAAGCAGAGGGTATTTATAGTGCCTTGGAGAAGTTGGGAATCGCGTGGAGCTACGTGGGTTCTCAACTTGAGCTTGAGGGAGTGGATTCTTTTAAGAAGAGCTTTGACAGCTTGCTTGACAGTCTGCAAGAGAAGGCAAATTCTCTCAATCTAGTGAGCCTGTAA
- the LOC113716712 gene encoding peptidyl-prolyl cis-trans isomerase FKBP19, chloroplastic-like has product MACISAVISVSNVNVGASASPSPSSSWWRHWHTPKLQSITTPLPTDAHPQPAAGFSLAEDETPRPAFSPLVHRRKVVLSSVGLLMASTYFNGAASALSSRFADMPALRGKDYGKTKMRYPDYSETESGLQYKDLRVGSGPTPKIGETVVVDWDGYTIGYYGRIFEARNKTKGGSFEGDDKEFYKFKIGSEEVIPAFQEAVSGMALGGVRRIIVPPELGYPDNDFNKKGPRPTTFSGQRALDFVLRNQGLIDKTLLFDIELLKIVPT; this is encoded by the exons ATGGCGTGCATTTCTGCCGTCATTTCTGTTTCAAATGTTAACGTTGGTGCTTCAGCATCTCCATCACCATCCTCATCCTGG TGGCGGCACTGGCACACGCCCAAGCTTCAGAGCATCACAACGCCCCTCCCCACTGACGCCCATCCCCAACCTGCAGCAG ggttttcacttgctGAAGATGAAACTCCAAGGCCAGCCTTTTCTCCTCTTGTCCATCGGCGGAAAGTTGTCCTGTCTTCTGTTGGACTGTTGATGGCGTCCACTTATTTCAATGGAGCCGCCTCTGCCCTGTCTTCTCGATTCGCTGACA TGCCAGCATTGAGGGGAAAGGACTACGGCAAGACAAAGATGCGATATCCTGACTATAGTGAAACAGAATCAGGTCTACAGTACAAG GACCTGAGAGTAGGAAGCGGGCCAACACCAAAGATAGGAGAGACAGTTGTG GTTGACTGGGATGGTTACACTATTGGATATTACGGTCGCATATTTGAAGCTCGCAACAAAACGAAGGGTGGTTCGTTCGAG GGGGATGATAAGGAGTTctacaaatttaaaattggaTCTGAAGAG GTCATACCTGCATTTCAGGAAGCTGTTTCAGGCATGGCACTTGGTGGTGTCAGAAG GATTATTGTTCCCCCAGAACTGGGATATCCTGACAATGACTTCAACAAGAAGGGTCCTAGGCCAACAACATTTTCG GGGCAGAGAGCCTTGGATTTTGTGCTGAGAAACCAGGGGTTGATAGACAAAACTCTCTTGTTTGATATTGAGCTATTGAAGATCGTCCCTACTTGA